The following coding sequences are from one Papaver somniferum cultivar HN1 unplaced genomic scaffold, ASM357369v1 unplaced-scaffold_8, whole genome shotgun sequence window:
- the LOC113344786 gene encoding F-box/LRR-repeat protein 12-like: MENYPYKNLSTSIMNLPDDCFALILQLLNRPMDRNSFGLTCHRWLHIQNSSRRKLWFNHYHHPLTKVSPHSYSFRLTKLLTRFQQLNFLSLSHCTELPDSALSQLQIHGSNIQTLYLECCLAITDYGFTLMASGCPRLTCISLYRCNISDIGLEYLAKSCSSLQKVNLSWCGITDTGIISLGESCSSLQKLNLSNCGSVSDRGIRYLSQACRQLSSITISYCERITGVGFHGFSETLASVEAVSCKLEPEGIQAIVSGGGLEYLDLSDLVPLGTRLDRVGEGFTKNLRVLNLRNCRDVRNTAVIKISKGCPLLQEWNLAHCHNIDLDGWKAIGSNCHNLEILHVNMCWNLRDSGLHALLSDGCRRLSKLYISNCNGRISYFTIEQFKCRRSDVKIKEKEVQGTKTKNIF, translated from the coding sequence ATGGAGAATTATCCTTATAAGAACCTTTCGACTTCAATTATGAACCTTCCAGATGACTGCTTTGCTCTTATCCTACAACTGCTTAATAGACCAATGGATCGTAATTCATTTGGTTTGACTTGTCATCGGTGGCTTCATATACAGAATTCAAGTCGACGGAAACTATGGttcaatcattatcatcatccACTTACGAAAGTTAGCCCTCACAGCTATTCTTTTAGACTTACTAAGTTATTGACTCGTTTCCAGCAGCTAAATTTTTTATCTTTATCTCATTGCACCGAGTTACCAGATTCAGCTTTATCCCAGTTACAAATCCATGGCTCAAACATTCAGACCCTATATTTAGAGTGTTGCTTAGCCATTACAGATTACGGATTCACTTTGATGGCTTCTGGGTGCCCTCGTTTAACGTGTATAAGTCTGTACAGGTGTAATATTAGTGATATTGGATTAGAGTACTTGGCTAAATCTTGTTCATCTTTACAGAAGGTAAACCTTTCCTGGTGTGGAATTACTGATACAGGTATAATATCCTTGGGTGAATCATGTTCGTCCTTGCAAAAGTTGAACCTTTCAAATTGTGGGTCGGTTTCTGATAGAGGCATAAGATATCTCTCACAAGCATGTCGGCAACTCAGCTCAATAACGATCTCATACTGTGAAAGGATCACTGGTGTTGGCTTTCATGGATTTTCAGAAACCTTAGCTTCTGTCGAAGCAGTTTCCTGTAAACTTGAACCAGAAGGTATACAGGCAATTGTTAGCGGAGGTGGGCTTGAGTACCTTGACCTCTCGGATCTTGTTCCCCTTGGGACGCGATTGGACAGGGTTGGAGAGGGATTTACGAAGAATCTACGAGTTCTTAATCTTCGAAACTGTCGTGATGTACGCAACACAGCAGTGATTAAAATTTCAAAAGGGTGTCCGTTATTACAGGAATGGAACTTAGCACATTGTCATAACATTGATCTTGATGGATGGAAAGCTATTGGGTCGAATTGTCATAACCTAGAGATACTGCATGTAAACATGTGTTGGAATTTACGTGATTCAGGGTTGCACGCATTGCTTTCTGACGGATGCAGGCGTCTATCAAAGTTATACATTTCAAATTGTAATGGTAGAATCAGTTATTTCACAATTGAGCAGTTCAAGTGCAGAAGAAGTGATGTGAAGATTAAGGAAAAGGAAGTACAGGGTACAAAAACTAAGAACATATTCTGA